A window from Schistosoma haematobium chromosome 3, whole genome shotgun sequence encodes these proteins:
- the RPN1_1 gene encoding proteasome regulatory particle base subunit (EggNog:ENOG410V902~COG:O~BUSCO:EOG091G05K5~SECRETED:SignalP(1-30)), translating into MHPPQSVVHCVNSQLLMLFVFLLLVVPVLGLKNTNVTRTIRFKGNIVKIHHDILLSETPAKYQLVIEEREWKHLAFIGASCGDLKSSRKVPVKPTTGMPYTYSIDLGKPSTEQIHLFVDIVLTELLEPRPAEIYQADKQFVKFSGNAYFYSPYLTDNQLTYIHLPKGQLLTHTATSTPPVINGNNLVYGTYESRPAFSTEPLVLHFEYYVPFLTVTDMTRLIEVSHWGNIAVEETLEIVNTGAKLRGSFSRLDFDYGVGQQVAVNSLKTVLPPSAKDIYYRDEIGNISTSTVKNLLDSVEVTLVPRFPLMGGWKTRYTIGYNIPAYEFLYHSGSKFVLVMPFIDRVYKDQFIRNLTLKIVLPETSDDIQFETPFPVHEQHFENLKTYLDTSGRTVIVCKAANLVDEHIQDFKVNYRFFLPMLLREPMMLILAFLCIFGAVIIYVRLDFSIYKDEKNELRLRIQTLVDETQALLRCRSSLYQCYEDALTKYKGSKDSAQFTTDRRKLEAEYKSLNQQLMSVQNKIGDLYPDGVDKV; encoded by the exons ATGCATCCACCTCAGTCAGTTGTTCACTGTGTTAATTCTCAGTTACTGATGCTGTTCGTTTTCTTGTTGTTGGTAGTACCTGTTCTAGGCTTGAAAAACACCAATGTGACTCGTACGATACGCTTTAAAGGGAACATTGTGAAGATACATCATGATATTCTACTGAGTGAAACACCTGCTAAGTACCAACTTGTCATTGAAGAAAGAGAATGGAAACATCTGGCCTTCATCGGTGCATCG TGTGGAGACCTGAAGTCATCGCGGAAAGTCCCTGTAAAGCCAACAACCGGCATGCCTTATACGTACTCTATAGATCTTGGAAAACCGTCGACCGAACAAATTCATTTGTTTGTGGACATTGTATTAACTGAATTGTTAGAACCAAGACCTGCTGAGATTTATCAAGCTGATAAGCAGTTCGTCAAGTTTAGTGGCAATGCTTACTTTTATTCCCCGTATCTGACTGACAATCAGCTAACGTACATTCACTTGCCAAAGGGTCAACTTCTAACTCACACTGCTACGTCAACCCCACCTGTCATAAATGGAAATAATTTAGTCTATGGTACTTACGAAAGCCGTCCAGCCTTCTCGACG GAGCCACTTGTCCTACATTTCGAGTATTACGTTCCATTCCTGACGGTCACTGATATGACTCGTCTCATCGAAGTATCGCATTGGGGAAATATTGCTGTTGAAGAAACGCTTGAAATCGTGAACACGGGTGCGAAGTTGCGTGGTTCGTTTTCTCGTTTGGATTTTGATTATGGAGTTGGACAACAGGTAGCAGTCAACTCCCTTAAGACAGTTCTACCACCATCTGCAAAGGACATTTACTATCGCGATGAGATTGGCAATATAAGCACAAGCACAGTCAAAAACTTGCTAGATTCCGTGGAGGTGACTCTCGTTCCGCGCTTCCCGTTGATGGGTGGATGGAAAACGCGCTACACAATAGGATACAACATCCCAGCCTATGAGTTCCTCTATCACAGTG GTTCTAAGTTTGTTCTTGTAATGCCGTTCATTGACCGTGTTTACAAGGATCAATTCATTCGCAACTTAACGCTGAAAATTGTTCTCCCAGAGACATCTGACGATATTCAGTTCGAAACACCTTTTCCAGTTCACGAACAgcattttgaaaatttgaaaacATACTTAGACACATCTGGCCGAACCGTTATTGTCTGCAAAGCTGCAAATCTTGTCGATGAACACATTCAAGATTTCAAG GTGAATTATCGCTTCTTTCTGCCAATGCTCCTCCGAGAACCTATGATGCTGATTTTAGCGTTCTTATGTATATTCGGTGCTGTAATTATTTATGTCCGCTTGGACTTTTCGATCTATAAG gatgaaaaaaatgaacttCGCCTTCGAATACAAACGCTAGTAGATGAAACTCAAGCCTTGCTAAGATGTCGTTCTTCTTTGTATCAATGTTATGAAGATGCCCTGACAAAATATAAAGGATCTAAAGATAGCGCACAATTCACAACTGATCGCCGTAAATTAGAAGCAGAATATAAAAGTCTGAATCAacagttgatgtcagttcagAATAAAATAGGAGATTTATATCCGGACGGAGTAGATAAA GTATAG
- the RPN1_1 gene encoding proteasome regulatory particle base subunit, variant 2 (EggNog:ENOG410V902~COG:O~BUSCO:EOG091G05K5~SECRETED:SignalP(1-30)): protein MHPPQSVVHCVNSQLLMLFVFLLLVVPVLGLKNTNVTRTIRFKGNIVKIHHDILLSETPAKYQLVIEEREWKHLAFIGASCGDLKSSRKVPVKPTTGMPYTYSIDLGKPSTEQIHLFVDIVLTELLEPRPAEIYQADKQFVKFSGNAYFYSPYLTDNQLTYIHLPKGQLLTHTATSTPPVINGNNLVYGTYESRPAFSTEPLVLHFEYYVPFLTVTDMTRLIEVSHWGNIAVEETLEIVNTGAKLRGSFSRLDFDYGVGQQVAVNSLKTVLPPSAKDIYYRDEIGNISTSTVKNLLDSVEVTLVPRFPLMGGWKTRYTIGYNIPAYEFLYHSGSKFVLVMPFIDRVYKDQFIRNLTLKIVLPETSDDIQFETPFPVHEQHFENLKTYLDTSGRTVIVCKAANLVDEHIQDFKVNYRFFLPMLLREPMMLILAFLCIFGAVIIYVRLDFSIYKDEKNELRLRIQTLVDETQALLRCRSSLYQCYEDALTKYKGSKDSAQFTTDRRKLEAEYKSLNQQLMSVQNKIGDLYPDGVDKLNDINHLDQQYRDLVQEGIQLAEKLLTGKLTKPQYQSSNDDLCSKKADIIYRIDSILECL from the exons ATGCATCCACCTCAGTCAGTTGTTCACTGTGTTAATTCTCAGTTACTGATGCTGTTCGTTTTCTTGTTGTTGGTAGTACCTGTTCTAGGCTTGAAAAACACCAATGTGACTCGTACGATACGCTTTAAAGGGAACATTGTGAAGATACATCATGATATTCTACTGAGTGAAACACCTGCTAAGTACCAACTTGTCATTGAAGAAAGAGAATGGAAACATCTGGCCTTCATCGGTGCATCG TGTGGAGACCTGAAGTCATCGCGGAAAGTCCCTGTAAAGCCAACAACCGGCATGCCTTATACGTACTCTATAGATCTTGGAAAACCGTCGACCGAACAAATTCATTTGTTTGTGGACATTGTATTAACTGAATTGTTAGAACCAAGACCTGCTGAGATTTATCAAGCTGATAAGCAGTTCGTCAAGTTTAGTGGCAATGCTTACTTTTATTCCCCGTATCTGACTGACAATCAGCTAACGTACATTCACTTGCCAAAGGGTCAACTTCTAACTCACACTGCTACGTCAACCCCACCTGTCATAAATGGAAATAATTTAGTCTATGGTACTTACGAAAGCCGTCCAGCCTTCTCGACG GAGCCACTTGTCCTACATTTCGAGTATTACGTTCCATTCCTGACGGTCACTGATATGACTCGTCTCATCGAAGTATCGCATTGGGGAAATATTGCTGTTGAAGAAACGCTTGAAATCGTGAACACGGGTGCGAAGTTGCGTGGTTCGTTTTCTCGTTTGGATTTTGATTATGGAGTTGGACAACAGGTAGCAGTCAACTCCCTTAAGACAGTTCTACCACCATCTGCAAAGGACATTTACTATCGCGATGAGATTGGCAATATAAGCACAAGCACAGTCAAAAACTTGCTAGATTCCGTGGAGGTGACTCTCGTTCCGCGCTTCCCGTTGATGGGTGGATGGAAAACGCGCTACACAATAGGATACAACATCCCAGCCTATGAGTTCCTCTATCACAGTG GTTCTAAGTTTGTTCTTGTAATGCCGTTCATTGACCGTGTTTACAAGGATCAATTCATTCGCAACTTAACGCTGAAAATTGTTCTCCCAGAGACATCTGACGATATTCAGTTCGAAACACCTTTTCCAGTTCACGAACAgcattttgaaaatttgaaaacATACTTAGACACATCTGGCCGAACCGTTATTGTCTGCAAAGCTGCAAATCTTGTCGATGAACACATTCAAGATTTCAAG GTGAATTATCGCTTCTTTCTGCCAATGCTCCTCCGAGAACCTATGATGCTGATTTTAGCGTTCTTATGTATATTCGGTGCTGTAATTATTTATGTCCGCTTGGACTTTTCGATCTATAAG gatgaaaaaaatgaacttCGCCTTCGAATACAAACGCTAGTAGATGAAACTCAAGCCTTGCTAAGATGTCGTTCTTCTTTGTATCAATGTTATGAAGATGCCCTGACAAAATATAAAGGATCTAAAGATAGCGCACAATTCACAACTGATCGCCGTAAATTAGAAGCAGAATATAAAAGTCTGAATCAacagttgatgtcagttcagAATAAAATAGGAGATTTATATCCGGACGGAGTAGATAAA TTGAACGACATCAACCATTTGGATCAACAATATCGTGATCTAGTTCAAGAAGGTATCCAACTGGCAGAAAAACTCCTCACTGGCAAGTTGACAAAACCACAATATCAGTCCTCAAATGACGATTTATGTTCTAAGAAAGCTGATATAATCTACAGAATAGATTCAATATTAGAATGCCTCTAG